Proteins found in one Arachis stenosperma cultivar V10309 chromosome 8, arast.V10309.gnm1.PFL2, whole genome shotgun sequence genomic segment:
- the LOC130945805 gene encoding uncharacterized protein LOC130945805: MASEESFIVLVHHRGSIKRKTRSGVKFTDKDHLCIIVRPTTKYDDLVSYVLLKLGLEGVKRVKKFFLSNSNHGAPENRKVRLFHDRSGGSNRNTTTLATVAGSSSRPAVASSSVPAYEPPVQPVASPSFAVDLNGSVGDEVGEGEYLRTSLQCAAPVGVGDRFLDDPEDDDVEPDMIADDSGDDVGASEPAGAGSGSSSGTQQYSPHFSSLDLDAMRQEGVSGQPAGFGARDAEGFAGLTEFQVGQQFPDKEEALLSVKTYSIRRGVQYKVVESDYRRYVGKCSVFGNGCTWLIRLSLRQRKGLWEVKRYNGPHTCLATSISSDHRSLDYHVISAFIMPMVRADASVSIKVLLIATAAHFGFRPTYRRVWLAKQKAVALIYGDWDES; this comes from the exons atggctagtgaggagagtttCATAGTGTTGGTTCACCACAGAGGATCCATTAAGAGAAAAACTCGTTCCGGTGTGAAGTTCACTGATAAGGATCATCTCTGTATTATCGTCAGGCCTACGACGAAGTATGATGACCTTGTTAGCTATGTACTGCTGAAACTTGGTCTAGAAGGTGTGAAACGGGTTAAGAAGTTTTTTTTATCGAATTCCAATCACGGTGCTCCAGAAAACCGTAAAGTACGATTGTTTCACGATCG CTCGGGGGGTTCGAACCGGAATACCACCACTTTAGCCACGGTAGCCGGTTCTAGCTCCAGACCTGCCGTTGCATCTTCCTCCGTCCCTGCGTACGAGCCACCCGTCCAACCTGTCGCCTCCCCTTCGTTCGCTGTTGATCTCAACGGCAGTGTAGGCGACGAGGTTGGAGAAGGCGAATATTTGCGGACCTCTTTACAGTGTGCTGCACCGGTTGGGGTTGGAGATAGATTCTTGGATGATCCAGAGGACGATGATGTCGAGCCGGATATGATTGCTGATGACAGTGGCGATGATGTTGGAGCAAGTGAGCCTGCTGGGGCAGGCAGTGGTTCTAGCTCTGGCACGCAGCAGTACTCTCCACATTTTTCCTCTTTGGACTTGGATGCCATGAGGCAGGAGGGGGTTTCTGGGCAGCCGGCTGGATTTGGCGCTAGAGATGCTGAAGGGTTTGCAGGTCTGACAGAATTTCAGGTTGGTCAGCAATTTCCGGATAAAGAAGAGGCCCTGTTAAGTGTTAAGACTTACAGCATCCGTCGAGGGGTACAGTACAAGGTCGTGGAGTCTGACTATCGCCGGTATGTGGGCAAGTGTTCTGTATTCGGCAATGGGTGCACATGGTTGATTCGGCTTAGTCTCCGACAGCGCAAGGGACTTTGGGAGGTCAAACGTTACAATGGACCGCATACTTGTCTCGCCACCTCCATTTCCAGTGACCACAGGAGTTTGGATTACCATGTGATATCGGCATTCATTATGCCAATGGTTAGGGCTGATGCATCCGTCAGCATCAAGGTGCTCCTAATTGCCACCGCCGCACACTTTGGGTTTAGGCCGACTTACAGGAGGGTCTGGTTGGCGAAGCAGAAGGCTGTTGCCCTCATCTATGGTGACTGGGATGAGTCGTAA